A stretch of DNA from Roseovarius faecimaris:
ATGCGCACCATCGATCGCGGCGGCCTCGATCACCGATTTCGGGATCGCCTGAAGACCCGCGAGGAAAAACAGGAAGTTGTAACTGATGCGCCCCCAGGCACTGGCCACAACAACAAGGCCCATCGCCTCGCCCTCGTTCAGGACATGGTTCCAGTCATAGCCCAGAAGGCCCAGGTACCACGTGACCACCCCGACGCGCGTGTTGAACATGAACAGCCACAGCACCCCCGCCACGGCAGGGGCCACGGCATAGGGCCAGATCAGCAGCGTCCGGTAGGTGCCCGAGCCCTTGATCAACCGGTCAGCGAGAATAGCGAGGTAAAGCGCCACGCCCATCGAAACGACCGTCACAAGAACCGAAAAGATCGCCGTGGTCACGAAAGAGGCGCGGTAATAGGGATCCGAGAGCAGAAACTCGAAATTGCCAAGCCCGACCCATTGCATCGACAAACCGAAGGGATCGGGAATGTACAGGGACTGCCAGATGGCCTGCCCCGCAGGGTAAAAGAAGAAGATCGCCGTGATCAGGATCTGGGGCAGCACCAGAAGCAGCGGCAGCCAGATACCCTTGAAGGTGACGCGTTTTTCCATGAGCCATCAAAGGGGCAGCCCCGGCATGTGCCAGGACCGCCCTTTTCTCAGATTAACGGGCCGATTGCTCGAAACGGCGCAGCAGGGCGTTGCCACGCTCCACCGCCGAATCCAGCGCGGTCTGAGCGTCCTTGTCACCCGACCAGACCGCCTCGAGCTCTTCGTCGATGATCCCGCGGATCTGATCGAACGAACCAAGGCGCAGCCCCTTGGAATTGGCTGTCGGCTCTTTCGCGGTCATCTGGATCACCGCG
This window harbors:
- the ugpA gene encoding sn-glycerol-3-phosphate ABC transporter permease UgpA, encoding MEKRVTFKGIWLPLLLVLPQILITAIFFFYPAGQAIWQSLYIPDPFGLSMQWVGLGNFEFLLSDPYYRASFVTTAIFSVLVTVVSMGVALYLAILADRLIKGSGTYRTLLIWPYAVAPAVAGVLWLFMFNTRVGVVTWYLGLLGYDWNHVLNEGEAMGLVVVASAWGRISYNFLFFLAGLQAIPKSVIEAAAIDGAHFWTRFRTIVFPLLSPTTFFLLVVNIIYAFFETFGVIHTITSGGPQQATTILVYKVYADGFVGQDLGSSAAQSVILLVIVSILTVVQFKYIERRVHY